In Acidimicrobiia bacterium, one genomic interval encodes:
- the ispG gene encoding flavodoxin-dependent (E)-4-hydroxy-3-methylbut-2-enyl-diphosphate synthase — MIKRKKTRQVKVGKVAVGGDAQVSIQSMTTTKTSDVEATLQQIYALRGAGCDIVRCTCNEVEAAEGLAQIIPRSPLPIVADIHFQYKLALAAMEAGVHALRLNPGNIRKPEQIKIVASEARDRGIPIRIGVNAGSLDPALYEKYGGATPEALVESALKELHYFEDVGFDDVKISVKASNIRLMVESYRLLSETVDYPLHLGVTEAGPMPNGLIKSVAGIATLLNEGIGDTIRFSLTADPVEEAKAARVLLEALELRERTGLDLIACPSCGRTEIDVIDVAAKAQKALEGKNIPLQIAIMGCVVNGPGEAREADLGIAAGRGKGHLFVKGTVVRVVPESEMVQALIDEAQAIMEEGIEARIAKADVNAAKEAEQARDELIQIQGVDANKSSDKIDKIHDLIEG, encoded by the coding sequence GTGATCAAACGTAAAAAAACTCGTCAAGTTAAGGTCGGTAAAGTTGCTGTTGGTGGAGATGCACAAGTATCTATCCAATCAATGACTACAACGAAAACTTCCGATGTTGAAGCTACACTTCAACAAATCTATGCGCTACGTGGAGCTGGTTGCGATATTGTTCGCTGTACGTGTAATGAAGTTGAGGCTGCTGAAGGTTTAGCACAAATTATTCCACGTTCGCCTTTGCCTATTGTTGCCGATATTCATTTTCAATATAAATTAGCTTTGGCTGCAATGGAAGCTGGCGTACATGCATTGCGTTTGAATCCTGGAAATATTCGTAAACCTGAGCAGATCAAAATTGTTGCCAGTGAAGCGCGAGATCGTGGTATTCCAATTCGTATTGGTGTTAATGCTGGTTCTCTTGATCCTGCACTTTATGAAAAATATGGTGGTGCAACCCCCGAAGCTCTTGTTGAGTCTGCCTTAAAAGAATTGCATTATTTTGAGGATGTTGGTTTTGATGATGTGAAAATTTCTGTAAAGGCTTCAAATATTCGTCTTATGGTTGAGAGCTATCGTTTGTTAAGTGAGACAGTTGATTATCCTTTACATCTTGGTGTTACAGAAGCTGGCCCTATGCCCAATGGTCTAATTAAATCTGTTGCAGGAATTGCGACTTTATTAAATGAGGGTATTGGAGATACTATCCGTTTTTCTTTAACTGCAGATCCTGTTGAGGAAGCAAAAGCTGCTCGTGTATTACTTGAAGCTTTAGAATTGCGCGAACGTACTGGATTAGATCTTATAGCTTGCCCTTCTTGTGGACGCACAGAAATAGATGTTATCGATGTTGCTGCTAAAGCACAAAAGGCTCTTGAAGGAAAAAATATTCCTCTGCAAATAGCAATTATGGGATGTGTTGTTAATGGTCCGGGTGAAGCTCGTGAGGCTGATCTTGGTATTGCAGCAGGCCGAGGTAAAGGACATCTATTCGTAAAAGGAACTGTTGTTAGAGTTGTCCCGGAATCTGAAATGGTTCAAGCCTTAATTGATGAAGCCCAAGCTATTATGGAAGAAGGAATTGAAGCACGAATTGCGAAAGCCGATGTAAATGCAGCAAAAGAAGCAGAACAAGCGCGCGATGAACTCATTCAAATTCAAGGTGTTGATGCCAACAAATCATCTGATAAAATCGATAAAATACACGATCTTATTGAAGGTTAA
- a CDS encoding site-2 protease family protein produces MTFSGDHLEEKTHWSKIRSRITISAITLFLIFLVIMPTSRGYALMAIALMFTIMMHEFGHFIAAKKTKMKATEFFIGFGPRIWSFKKGETEYGIKAIPLGGYVKIIGMTSIDEIDEEDEHRTYRASHTWKKLIVIMAGVTVNLILAYVLIFSSLVFRGVPESAIDSKVKIELASPNSPADKAGIKPDDQIIKIDNKKIATFGDLVKYLDTKKIGDKVSLIVLRDSKTISKNVTLEAALDINGKKTQRAILGISQASSYKKVNPISALSQSGKSMYRVTDTSIGALGKTFSFSGLKKYSNTVVKGDYEQQDRPSSIVGIVDTGGSLVNQDIWYLVYIMSIVNIFLALFNVLPLLPLDGGHAAVAIYEGIGSKIKGRPVVANFKKLIPIATIVIGAFAVLALSSIWLDILQATS; encoded by the coding sequence ATGACATTTTCTGGAGATCATTTAGAAGAAAAAACACACTGGTCTAAAATTCGTTCCAGAATAACTATTTCGGCAATTACTTTGTTTTTGATATTTCTAGTTATCATGCCAACTTCGCGAGGTTATGCGCTAATGGCTATTGCCTTAATGTTTACAATAATGATGCATGAATTTGGCCACTTTATAGCAGCTAAAAAAACAAAAATGAAAGCTACGGAATTTTTTATAGGTTTTGGACCGCGTATTTGGTCTTTTAAAAAAGGTGAAACTGAATATGGTATTAAAGCTATACCTCTTGGTGGTTATGTAAAAATTATTGGTATGACAAGCATCGATGAAATAGACGAGGAAGATGAACATCGTACTTATCGCGCAAGCCATACTTGGAAAAAACTGATAGTGATTATGGCAGGTGTAACAGTTAACCTAATTCTGGCATACGTGTTAATATTTTCATCTTTAGTTTTTAGGGGAGTGCCAGAGAGTGCAATAGATTCTAAAGTTAAAATTGAGCTAGCTTCACCGAATTCACCAGCAGATAAAGCTGGCATAAAGCCAGATGATCAGATTATTAAAATAGATAACAAGAAAATAGCCACTTTTGGAGACCTTGTAAAATATTTAGATACAAAAAAGATTGGCGACAAAGTATCTCTTATAGTTTTAAGAGATTCAAAAACTATTTCGAAGAACGTGACATTAGAAGCTGCACTTGATATAAATGGCAAAAAGACGCAAAGAGCAATTTTAGGAATTTCACAAGCTTCAAGTTATAAAAAAGTAAATCCAATTAGTGCACTTTCTCAATCGGGCAAATCTATGTATAGAGTTACAGATACTTCTATTGGTGCACTTGGCAAAACTTTTAGTTTTTCTGGATTAAAAAAATATTCTAATACTGTAGTAAAAGGAGATTACGAACAACAAGATAGACCAAGTTCTATTGTCGGAATTGTTGATACTGGCGGTAGTTTGGTAAATCAAGATATTTGGTATCTCGTTTATATAATGTCGATTGTAAACATATTTTTGGCTCTATTTAATGTGTTGCCTTTGCTACCTCTAGATGGCGGTCATGCAGCAGTAGCAATATATGAAGGTATTGGTTCAAAAATAAAAGGACGACCAGTTGTTGCCAATTTCAAAAAACTAATCCCAATAGCAACAATAGTAATAGGTGCTTTTGCAGTATTGGCTTTGAGTTCAATTTGGTTGGATATATTACAGGCGACTTCTTAG
- a CDS encoding 1-deoxy-D-xylulose-5-phosphate reductoisomerase — protein MQTRKKVAVLGSTGSIGTQTLDVLSNFKDLFEVTYIAGGKNTELIEKQRKEWNLTTDTARSVFDDEDTLMEIASSSNVDIVVNGVVGFAGFKATLASLKANKTLALANKESLIAGGPLVRKITSNPNFSGEIIPVDSEHSAIWQCLKSGNRNEVDEIVLTASGGPFRNKTTEELENATITDALNHPTWSMGDKITIDSSTLMNKGLEVIEAHELFDIAYDQIKVVIHPQSIIHSMVTYVDGATIAQLSNPDMRLPISLALGAPYRLNKSFGKIDFTEKIQLDFEKPRFDVFPSLKLAYEAGKSGGDAPAILSAANEIAVAAFLDGQIKWVDIYSIVNEVLQFGTGNVDTEDELYAADTKARMRASEMIRERQK, from the coding sequence ATGCAAACACGTAAAAAAGTAGCGGTACTTGGATCAACAGGTTCGATAGGTACACAGACTTTAGATGTATTGTCTAATTTTAAAGATTTATTTGAGGTAACTTATATTGCTGGTGGAAAAAATACTGAGCTCATTGAAAAACAACGAAAAGAGTGGAATTTAACTACAGATACAGCACGTTCTGTCTTTGATGATGAAGATACTTTAATGGAGATTGCTAGTAGTTCAAATGTAGATATTGTCGTTAATGGTGTTGTAGGTTTCGCAGGTTTTAAAGCAACCTTGGCCAGCTTAAAAGCTAATAAAACTTTGGCATTAGCAAATAAAGAAAGCCTGATTGCTGGAGGACCTCTAGTTAGAAAGATAACATCTAATCCAAATTTTTCTGGCGAAATTATTCCTGTTGATTCTGAACATAGTGCAATATGGCAATGTTTGAAATCAGGTAATAGAAATGAAGTTGATGAAATTGTACTTACTGCAAGCGGAGGACCGTTTCGAAATAAAACTACTGAAGAATTAGAAAATGCAACAATTACTGATGCCCTAAATCATCCAACATGGTCTATGGGCGATAAAATTACAATTGATTCTTCTACATTAATGAATAAAGGATTAGAAGTTATTGAAGCACATGAGCTTTTTGATATAGCTTACGATCAAATAAAAGTTGTTATTCACCCTCAATCAATTATTCACTCAATGGTAACCTATGTTGATGGTGCAACTATTGCTCAACTTTCTAACCCAGATATGCGACTTCCTATCTCGCTAGCTTTAGGTGCGCCATACCGATTAAATAAATCGTTTGGAAAAATAGATTTTACTGAGAAAATTCAACTTGATTTTGAAAAACCTCGTTTTGATGTGTTTCCTAGCCTAAAATTGGCTTATGAAGCTGGTAAATCTGGAGGGGATGCGCCTGCTATATTAAGCGCAGCTAATGAAATCGCAGTAGCTGCCTTTTTGGATGGACAAATTAAATGGGTTGATATATATTCAATAGTAAACGAAGTTTTACAGTTTGGTACTGGGAATGTCGATACAGAAGATGAGTTATATGCTGCTGATACTAAAGCTAGAATGCGTGCAAGTGAAATGATAAGAGAGAGACAAAAATGA